A single window of Pseudarthrobacter defluvii DNA harbors:
- a CDS encoding ScyD/ScyE family protein: MKRRLALLACITASAAAIASAGPAAASNKAPDYEELAGGLVSPLHVAAGSGKAVLVSQDFAGKLTRINRDRSTEDVDTGTPMGWEIAGSDTRGSTTYFLESVGAGQGDPAGLHGYLKSVDSKGDVDTIANFADYERRHNPDGDQHYGFGDDVSAQCLANWPSFPPATYTGIVDSHPYALAVRDNTAYVADAGMNAVLKVNLKNGDIDTVAVLPPRPAVIPAGLRIPTDMQGNTAEVPACVVGHEYAFEPVPTDVGIRPDGMLYVTSLPGGPEGPELGARGAIFKINPWNGDTDVWAEDLLSPTGLAVADNGDVYVASLFGGEILKFTCDADRSRFLAVNMPADVDIKGNTLYATIDALGDPAQPPAGKVIKADLR; encoded by the coding sequence ATGAAGAGAAGACTCGCACTCTTAGCCTGTATCACCGCCTCGGCCGCTGCCATAGCGTCCGCAGGCCCAGCCGCCGCTTCCAATAAAGCGCCGGATTACGAGGAGCTTGCAGGCGGCCTGGTCTCGCCGCTGCACGTCGCCGCAGGAAGCGGCAAGGCCGTCCTGGTGTCCCAGGACTTCGCCGGGAAGCTCACCCGGATAAACCGTGACAGATCCACCGAGGACGTGGACACCGGCACACCCATGGGCTGGGAAATAGCCGGCTCCGATACCCGCGGCAGCACAACCTACTTCCTTGAAAGCGTAGGCGCCGGCCAAGGGGACCCTGCTGGACTGCACGGGTACCTGAAGTCGGTTGATTCCAAAGGCGACGTGGACACCATCGCGAACTTTGCCGACTACGAGCGGCGCCACAACCCGGACGGCGACCAGCACTACGGCTTCGGCGACGACGTCAGCGCCCAGTGCCTCGCCAACTGGCCGAGCTTCCCGCCGGCCACCTACACGGGCATTGTGGACTCCCACCCGTACGCCCTGGCTGTCCGGGACAACACTGCCTATGTTGCCGACGCCGGCATGAACGCCGTCCTCAAGGTCAACCTGAAGAACGGCGACATCGATACCGTAGCCGTCCTGCCCCCACGGCCCGCAGTGATCCCGGCGGGGCTGCGGATCCCCACGGATATGCAGGGAAACACGGCGGAGGTGCCGGCCTGTGTAGTAGGGCATGAATATGCCTTCGAACCGGTACCCACGGATGTCGGAATCAGACCTGACGGCATGCTGTACGTGACGTCCCTGCCCGGCGGCCCCGAAGGACCTGAGCTGGGTGCCCGCGGCGCGATTTTCAAGATCAACCCGTGGAACGGCGACACCGATGTGTGGGCAGAGGACCTCCTCAGCCCCACGGGCCTGGCCGTGGCGGACAACGGTGATGTGTATGTCGCTTCGCTGTTCGGTGGCGAGATCCTGAAGTTCACCTGTGACGCTGACCGCTCCCGTTTCCTGGCGGTCAACATGCCGGCCGACGTCGACATCAAGGGGAACACCCTCTACGCCACGATTGACGCCCTGGGCGACCCGGCACAGCCGCCCGCCGGCAAGGTCATCAAGGCGGATCTCCGGTAG
- the rbfA gene encoding 30S ribosome-binding factor RbfA: MADPARAAKLAQRIKVVVAEALGRRIKDPRVEGVTVTDARVTNDLQHATVYYTVLGDQAVQADAAKGLEKAKGVLRQEVGRNITVRLTPTLEFVADQIPVNASNLEELLREARKRDAEVAALAANARHAGDADPYKTDASGEVDIDEDDFDEVDTDLSDDEDLDEDGNK, translated from the coding sequence ATGGCTGATCCGGCACGTGCTGCCAAGTTGGCGCAGCGGATTAAGGTTGTTGTTGCTGAGGCCTTGGGCCGGAGGATCAAGGATCCGCGGGTGGAGGGCGTTACTGTTACTGACGCCCGGGTGACCAATGACCTGCAGCATGCCACCGTTTACTACACCGTCCTCGGGGACCAGGCTGTCCAGGCCGATGCTGCCAAGGGGCTTGAGAAGGCCAAGGGTGTGCTTCGGCAGGAGGTGGGCCGGAACATCACCGTCCGCCTGACGCCCACCCTTGAATTTGTCGCCGACCAGATCCCGGTCAACGCCTCCAACCTGGAGGAACTGCTGCGGGAGGCCCGCAAGCGGGACGCCGAGGTTGCCGCCCTTGCAGCCAACGCCCGGCACGCAGGGGACGCCGACCCGTACAAGACCGATGCTTCCGGCGAGGTGGACATCGACGAAGACGACTTCGACGAAGTAGACACCGACCTCAGCGACGATGAAGACCTCGACGAGGACGGCAACAAGTAG
- the infB gene encoding translation initiation factor IF-2, which produces MAKVRVHELAKELGITSKDAVTKLQELGEFVRSASSTIEAPVVRKLRNAFPDAAAKSAAPAAAPAAAPKASAPAAGTRPSAPAPGPAAPKAPAPQAQAPAPAAPAAPAQAAAPAAPTTPAAPAAPSSGTPASGTPSSGAPSTGAKPGARPAPKADTPAPSARQGGSGPRPGGPRPGNNPFATSQGMPRGRGGDGERAPRPGNNPFATSQGMPRPGGSRTDGDRPGGPRPAAGAGGPRPGGPRPAAGAGGPRPAAGAGGPRPGAPRPGGPRPTPGMMPNRTERPAPAGAGRPGGGGRGPGRPGGAPGTGGPGAGGGAPAGGGFGKGGRGRGGTQGAFGKGGAGRGKQRKSKRAKRQELEQMSAPSLGGVSVPRGDGNTVIRLRRGSSITDFADKIEANPAALVTVLFHLGEMATATQSLDEETFALLGEELGYKLQVVSPEDEERELLSGFDIDFDAELEAEGDEQLEARPPVVTVMGHVDHGKTRLLDAIRKSDVMAGEHGGITQHIGAYQVTHNHEGTDRKITFIDTPGHEAFTAMRARGAKVTDIAILVVAADDGVMPQTVEALNHAQAANVPIVVAVNKIDKEGANPEKVRGQLTEYGLVPEEYGGDTMFVEVSARQNLNIDELLEAVLLTADAALDMRANPNKDARGIAIEANLDKGRGAVATVLVQSGTLQVGDTIVAGTAHGRVRAMFDDDGSALTEAGPSRPVQVLGLSNVPRAGDTFFVTADERTARQIAEKREAADRNAALAKRRKRISLEDFDQAVAEGKIDTLNLILKGDVSGAVEALEDALLKIDVGEGVQLRVIHRGVGAITQNDVNLATVDSAVIIGFNVKPAERVAELADREGVDMRFYSVIYAAIDDIEAALKGMLKPEYEEVQLGTAEVREVFRSSKFGNIAGSIVRSGIIRRNAKARISRDGKIIGDNLTVETLKRFKDDATEVRTDFECGIGLGSYNDITEGDIIETFEMREKPRV; this is translated from the coding sequence GTGGCCAAGGTCCGCGTACATGAGCTCGCGAAAGAGCTCGGTATAACTTCCAAAGATGCAGTGACAAAACTGCAGGAACTGGGCGAATTCGTTCGCTCTGCCTCTTCAACCATTGAGGCCCCCGTTGTGCGTAAACTGCGCAACGCATTCCCCGACGCCGCGGCAAAGTCGGCGGCTCCAGCCGCAGCACCCGCCGCCGCGCCCAAGGCATCCGCTCCGGCAGCAGGAACACGCCCTTCAGCACCGGCTCCCGGCCCCGCCGCGCCCAAAGCCCCGGCCCCCCAGGCCCAGGCACCGGCTCCGGCCGCTCCCGCTGCTCCTGCACAGGCAGCAGCTCCGGCAGCCCCCACCACTCCTGCCGCCCCTGCGGCGCCGTCGTCCGGGACCCCGGCTTCGGGGACCCCGTCCTCGGGTGCTCCGTCCACCGGCGCCAAGCCCGGTGCACGCCCGGCGCCCAAGGCTGACACCCCGGCTCCCTCCGCCCGTCAGGGTGGATCCGGCCCCCGTCCAGGCGGCCCCCGCCCGGGCAACAACCCCTTCGCCACCTCCCAGGGCATGCCCCGCGGCCGCGGCGGAGATGGTGAGCGCGCGCCCCGTCCGGGCAACAACCCCTTTGCTACCTCGCAGGGCATGCCACGTCCGGGCGGAAGCCGCACCGACGGCGACCGTCCCGGTGGGCCGCGCCCCGCAGCTGGCGCAGGCGGACCCCGTCCCGGTGGGCCTCGTCCCGCAGCCGGTGCAGGTGGACCCCGTCCCGCGGCTGGTGCAGGCGGACCCCGTCCGGGTGCACCCCGCCCCGGAGGTCCCCGTCCTACTCCCGGCATGATGCCCAACCGCACTGAGCGTCCCGCACCCGCAGGTGCAGGCCGTCCCGGCGGCGGCGGCCGCGGTCCCGGACGTCCCGGCGGCGCACCCGGAACCGGCGGTCCCGGTGCCGGCGGCGGAGCTCCCGCCGGTGGTGGTTTCGGCAAGGGCGGCCGCGGCCGCGGCGGCACCCAGGGTGCCTTCGGCAAGGGCGGCGCAGGCCGTGGCAAGCAGCGCAAGTCCAAGCGCGCCAAGCGCCAGGAACTTGAGCAGATGAGTGCCCCGTCGCTGGGTGGCGTGAGCGTACCCCGCGGCGATGGCAACACCGTCATCCGGCTTCGCCGTGGCTCGTCCATCACGGACTTCGCCGACAAGATCGAGGCAAACCCCGCCGCACTGGTGACCGTGCTGTTCCACCTTGGTGAAATGGCCACGGCAACGCAGTCGCTGGACGAGGAGACCTTTGCCCTGCTGGGCGAGGAGCTGGGTTACAAGCTCCAGGTAGTGTCGCCGGAAGACGAGGAGCGCGAGCTGCTCTCCGGGTTCGACATTGACTTCGATGCCGAGCTGGAAGCCGAAGGCGACGAGCAACTCGAGGCACGTCCTCCGGTTGTCACCGTCATGGGCCACGTCGACCACGGTAAGACCCGCCTGCTCGATGCCATCCGCAAGTCCGACGTCATGGCCGGCGAGCACGGCGGCATCACGCAGCACATCGGTGCCTACCAGGTCACGCACAACCACGAAGGCACGGATCGCAAGATCACCTTCATCGATACCCCGGGCCACGAGGCGTTCACCGCCATGCGTGCCCGTGGTGCGAAGGTTACCGACATCGCCATCCTGGTGGTCGCAGCGGACGACGGCGTGATGCCGCAGACCGTTGAAGCCCTCAACCACGCCCAGGCGGCCAACGTGCCGATCGTCGTGGCAGTGAACAAGATCGACAAGGAAGGCGCCAACCCGGAAAAGGTCCGCGGCCAGCTGACCGAGTACGGTCTGGTTCCCGAGGAATACGGTGGCGACACCATGTTCGTGGAGGTCTCTGCCCGCCAGAACCTCAACATCGACGAGCTGCTCGAGGCAGTCCTGCTCACCGCGGACGCCGCCCTGGACATGCGCGCCAACCCGAACAAGGACGCCCGCGGTATTGCGATCGAAGCGAACCTGGACAAGGGCCGCGGTGCCGTTGCCACCGTCCTGGTGCAGTCCGGTACCCTCCAGGTCGGCGACACCATCGTGGCAGGCACGGCCCACGGCCGCGTCCGTGCGATGTTCGACGACGACGGCAGCGCCCTGACCGAGGCAGGCCCGTCCCGCCCCGTCCAGGTGCTGGGTCTGTCCAACGTGCCGCGCGCCGGTGACACCTTCTTCGTGACCGCTGACGAGCGCACCGCCCGCCAGATCGCCGAGAAGCGTGAAGCCGCCGACCGCAACGCCGCCCTGGCCAAGCGCCGCAAGCGCATCAGCCTGGAGGACTTCGACCAGGCCGTCGCCGAAGGCAAGATCGACACCCTCAACCTCATCCTCAAGGGTGACGTGTCCGGTGCCGTGGAAGCCCTCGAAGATGCGCTGCTCAAGATCGACGTCGGCGAAGGCGTGCAGCTGCGCGTCATCCACCGCGGTGTGGGTGCCATCACCCAGAACGACGTCAACCTGGCAACGGTCGACTCCGCCGTCATCATCGGCTTCAACGTCAAGCCCGCCGAGCGGGTTGCCGAACTGGCAGACCGCGAAGGCGTGGACATGCGCTTCTACTCCGTCATCTACGCAGCAATCGATGACATCGAAGCAGCGCTCAAGGGCATGCTCAAGCCGGAATACGAAGAAGTCCAGCTCGGCACCGCCGAGGTCCGCGAAGTCTTCCGCTCCTCCAAGTTCGGAAACATCGCAGGCTCGATCGTCCGCTCCGGTATCATCCGGCGTAACGCCAAGGCCCGCATTAGCCGCGACGGCAAGATCATCGGTGACAACCTCACCGTTGAGACGCTCAAGCGCTTCAAGGACGACGCCACCGAGGTCCGCACGGACTTCGAATGTGGTATCGGTCTTGGCTCGTACAACGACATCACCGAAGGTGACATCATCGAGACCTTCGAGATGCGCGAGAAGCCGCGCGTCTAG
- a CDS encoding YlxR family protein: MLVSVPAEAVKPAASRRNVRTITVAEVLSTGNQPERTCIGCRKKGPRSQLLRLVAEGSGSTAVLVDERRRMAGRGAWLHPSTSCLALAIKRRAFGRALPGATETAAVEHWITPGTNVDAATVAATPTVQPESGSEI; this comes from the coding sequence GTGCTCGTTTCCGTACCTGCGGAGGCGGTAAAACCTGCGGCCAGCAGAAGGAACGTCAGGACGATAACCGTGGCAGAAGTGCTTTCCACCGGGAATCAGCCCGAACGTACCTGCATCGGATGCCGGAAGAAGGGCCCGCGGTCGCAGTTGCTCCGGCTCGTCGCCGAAGGCAGCGGGTCAACCGCTGTCCTGGTGGATGAACGACGCCGGATGGCTGGCCGGGGTGCATGGCTGCACCCCAGCACATCGTGCCTGGCTCTGGCGATCAAGCGGCGAGCATTCGGGCGTGCCCTTCCGGGCGCAACCGAAACAGCAGCCGTCGAACACTGGATCACGCCAGGAACGAACGTTGACGCCGCCACGGTGGCTGCAACACCAACCGTCCAACCTGAAAGCGGGTCAGAAATCTGA
- the nusA gene encoding transcription termination factor NusA gives MDIDMSALRLLEREREIPLDLLIPTIEQALLVAYHKSPGAFEKARAELDRKSGHVTIWAVEIDDDGAPIGEFEHTPEGFGRIAASTARQIILQRLRDVEDDNVLGEFKGREGELVSGTIQQGNNPHMIQVNLGSIEALLPPPEQVPGEKYIHGNRLRALVIDVHRGTKGPSVTLSRSHPGLVRKLFELEVPEIADHSVEIVALAREAGHRTKIAVKANTPGINAKGACIGEMGSRVRAVMTELNDEKIDIVDFSENPATFIASALSPSRVNSVTITDEATRSARVVVPDYQLSLAIGKEGQNARLAAKLTGWRIDIVSDAAVARDK, from the coding sequence ATGGATATTGACATGAGCGCACTGAGGCTTTTGGAGCGTGAGCGTGAAATCCCGCTGGACCTCCTGATCCCCACCATCGAGCAGGCGCTCCTGGTGGCGTACCACAAGTCGCCCGGCGCCTTCGAAAAAGCGCGCGCCGAACTGGACCGCAAGAGCGGCCATGTGACCATCTGGGCTGTGGAGATCGACGACGACGGTGCTCCCATCGGCGAGTTCGAACACACTCCCGAGGGGTTCGGCCGCATCGCCGCCAGCACTGCACGGCAGATCATCCTGCAGCGGCTCCGCGATGTGGAGGACGACAACGTCCTGGGTGAGTTCAAGGGCCGCGAGGGCGAGCTGGTGTCCGGCACCATCCAGCAGGGCAACAACCCGCACATGATCCAGGTCAACCTCGGCTCCATCGAGGCACTGCTGCCGCCGCCGGAGCAGGTTCCCGGCGAGAAGTACATCCACGGCAACCGCCTGCGCGCCCTGGTCATCGATGTGCACCGGGGCACCAAGGGTCCCTCCGTGACGCTGTCCCGGTCCCACCCGGGCCTGGTCCGGAAGCTTTTCGAACTGGAAGTCCCCGAGATCGCCGACCACTCCGTGGAGATTGTTGCGCTGGCCCGCGAGGCCGGCCACCGCACCAAGATCGCCGTCAAGGCGAACACCCCAGGGATCAACGCGAAGGGTGCCTGCATCGGTGAAATGGGTTCGCGCGTACGCGCGGTCATGACCGAGCTGAACGACGAAAAGATCGACATCGTCGACTTCAGCGAGAACCCGGCCACCTTCATCGCCAGCGCATTGTCGCCGTCACGCGTGAATTCGGTCACCATCACTGACGAAGCCACCCGTTCGGCAAGGGTGGTGGTCCCCGACTACCAGCTATCCCTGGCCATCGGCAAGGAAGGCCAGAACGCCCGCCTCGCGGCAAAGCTGACCGGATGGCGCATCGATATCGTCTCCGATGCCGCGGTGGCCCGCGACAAGTAA
- the rimP gene encoding ribosome maturation factor RimP, translated as MSNAEATASPDHTGSGSGTAPVHNPEAARLRALLEPAVQANRLYLEDVAIIPGSHRVVHVVVDLPQEETGGVSLDVIADISRVLSDVLDNDPNDDGRPYDLEVSSPGVGRPLTEPRHWRRARGRMVKVNVIQGENMTGRVHSVDDGGVTLVPEIAVKKGMKPRQGEPVKLPFDRIRNGKVEIEFSHLQEDGLEPEHNGPSEEA; from the coding sequence GTGAGCAACGCAGAAGCTACGGCTTCACCAGACCACACCGGCTCGGGAAGCGGAACCGCACCGGTCCACAACCCTGAAGCTGCCCGGCTCCGGGCCCTCCTGGAACCCGCAGTCCAGGCCAACCGCCTGTACCTTGAGGACGTGGCCATCATCCCCGGCTCCCACCGGGTGGTCCACGTCGTGGTGGACCTGCCGCAGGAGGAGACGGGCGGCGTCAGCCTGGACGTGATCGCGGACATTTCCAGGGTGCTCTCGGATGTGCTGGACAACGACCCCAATGACGACGGCCGTCCCTACGACCTCGAAGTGTCCTCGCCCGGCGTCGGCCGTCCCCTGACTGAGCCCCGCCACTGGCGCCGCGCCCGGGGCCGGATGGTCAAGGTCAACGTCATCCAGGGCGAAAACATGACCGGCCGCGTCCACTCCGTGGATGACGGGGGAGTGACTCTCGTTCCGGAAATCGCAGTCAAGAAGGGCATGAAGCCCCGGCAGGGCGAACCCGTAAAGCTTCCTTTCGACAGGATCCGCAACGGAAAAGTCGAGATCGAATTCAGCCACCTCCAGGAGGACGGTCTGGAACCTGAACACAATGGACCTTCTGAGGAGGCCTGA
- a CDS encoding DUF4439 domain-containing protein: MNHPLKDAQPRLRPFRFAVFALAALVVLSLGFALIPAERPAPAEPSFTERARAAALSTAMDLRASGMDLASTGAADSTALAPVVTLLTIQARALMSPSLMSATPEPAPALSPASPAPSPTAAPLSAAGLVQALADSGTARIKDAQTADGGMARLLAGTGTAQLLAAGRLAAATGVPVPQGAAGAEEEVAGSTTASPCPSPSASAAQRGSGPGALPGTRQVLAAAVAAEQQAAYGYQAALPRLRPTEAGPASEFLAAHKELAAYGGERLRLACGGAVPQQPGYVLDPGFLAAPAAGLGRLEVATLASYGDLVAVSQGQDRKWALSALQAAAGRALHWGADPGPVPGLTLDVGQLPALPAGSGLPATTAGTPSAPGA, encoded by the coding sequence GTGAACCACCCCCTCAAGGATGCCCAACCGCGCCTGCGCCCATTCCGGTTTGCCGTCTTTGCCCTTGCTGCGCTGGTGGTCCTGAGCCTTGGTTTTGCCTTGATTCCCGCGGAAAGGCCCGCTCCCGCCGAGCCTTCGTTCACGGAACGGGCCAGGGCGGCGGCGCTCAGTACGGCCATGGACCTGCGTGCTTCCGGGATGGATCTGGCTTCCACCGGTGCAGCGGATTCCACCGCCCTGGCCCCGGTTGTGACCTTGCTGACCATCCAGGCCAGGGCGTTGATGTCCCCTTCGCTGATGTCCGCCACGCCTGAGCCGGCGCCGGCCCTGTCGCCGGCATCCCCCGCACCGTCTCCCACCGCGGCTCCCCTGAGCGCCGCGGGGCTCGTCCAGGCACTGGCCGACAGCGGGACAGCCCGCATCAAGGACGCGCAAACGGCCGACGGCGGCATGGCGCGCCTTCTCGCGGGCACCGGCACCGCGCAGCTCCTCGCGGCCGGCCGCCTTGCCGCCGCCACCGGGGTACCCGTCCCACAGGGAGCGGCGGGAGCGGAGGAAGAAGTGGCAGGTTCGACAACAGCGTCTCCGTGCCCGTCACCGTCAGCCTCCGCCGCCCAGCGGGGCTCCGGCCCAGGCGCCCTCCCCGGTACACGCCAGGTGCTTGCCGCTGCCGTTGCCGCGGAGCAGCAGGCCGCATACGGCTACCAGGCGGCCCTCCCCCGCCTCCGTCCCACCGAGGCCGGCCCGGCGTCGGAATTCCTGGCCGCGCACAAAGAGCTGGCCGCCTACGGCGGGGAACGCCTCCGGCTCGCCTGCGGCGGGGCGGTGCCGCAACAGCCCGGGTATGTCCTCGATCCCGGCTTCCTCGCCGCCCCGGCGGCGGGTTTGGGCAGGCTCGAGGTGGCCACCCTGGCCTCCTACGGCGACCTCGTTGCGGTATCCCAGGGCCAGGACCGGAAGTGGGCGCTGTCAGCGCTTCAGGCTGCCGCAGGACGGGCACTTCACTGGGGTGCGGACCCCGGACCTGTTCCGGGCCTCACCCTGGACGTCGGCCAACTGCCCGCCCTTCCCGCCGGCAGCGGACTTCCGGCAACTACTGCCGGAACGCCGTCGGCTCCCGGAGCCTAA
- a CDS encoding VIT1/CCC1 transporter family protein, with product MNADEPADPPGAGAAGPELNSHLETEPHGDDTAHRLNWLRAGVLGANDGIVSVAAIVVGVAGATAESGPILTAGVAGVVGGAVSMALGEYVSVSSQSDSQRALIEKERRELAEEPEAELAELAAIYQAKGLSPETAAKVAKELTAHDVLAAHLSAELNIDEADIVSPWHAAFASAIAFTIGAILPMLAILLPPPDVRVPLTFVSVLVALALTGALGAWIGGGSKTRAAVRVVVGGALALAATFLIGNLLGASGVV from the coding sequence ATGAATGCGGATGAACCAGCCGATCCCCCAGGAGCCGGTGCCGCCGGCCCGGAGCTGAACAGCCACCTTGAGACGGAACCGCACGGCGACGACACCGCGCACCGGCTGAACTGGCTGCGCGCAGGTGTCCTGGGCGCCAACGACGGCATCGTCTCAGTCGCGGCGATTGTGGTCGGCGTGGCAGGGGCTACGGCTGAGTCAGGCCCCATCCTCACGGCCGGCGTGGCCGGGGTGGTGGGCGGCGCGGTGTCGATGGCGCTGGGCGAGTATGTTTCCGTGAGCAGCCAAAGCGACAGCCAGCGTGCCTTGATCGAAAAGGAGCGCCGCGAACTGGCGGAGGAACCTGAAGCGGAACTGGCTGAGCTGGCGGCCATCTACCAGGCGAAGGGCCTCAGCCCGGAAACAGCGGCCAAGGTTGCCAAGGAACTTACCGCCCACGATGTCCTGGCAGCACACCTGTCCGCGGAGCTCAACATTGATGAGGCGGACATCGTCAGCCCCTGGCACGCGGCGTTCGCCTCCGCCATTGCCTTCACCATTGGCGCCATCCTGCCAATGCTGGCCATCCTGCTTCCCCCGCCTGATGTCCGCGTCCCGCTGACGTTTGTTTCAGTCCTGGTGGCCTTGGCCTTGACCGGTGCCCTGGGGGCGTGGATCGGCGGCGGCTCAAAAACGCGGGCGGCTGTCCGTGTTGTGGTGGGCGGCGCGTTGGCGCTCGCGGCAACGTTCCTGATCGGCAACCTGCTGGGGGCATCGGGTGTTGTCTGA
- a CDS encoding aminoglycoside phosphotransferase family protein: protein MLSDPVVRGSAPVPPIPPDLFRRYAHSSGGRAWLGRLPHLLLDRLEQWQLEVDLAPGSLPWSGHGGLVVPVRREDGSPAALKIAFPHEEAKVERHALALWDGHGAVALLASEAESCAMLLERLDAGSALAGVPLDDAAEVWGGLVRRLGLAPDHRPEWREFDHIAARAEQWSDELPADWDQLGRPFPRWLLEAALEVCQTRGAVGRRSAHDLLVHTDLHFLNVLARPGVGPEKAPADAAYAAIDPQPMIGEPEFAVAPLLWNRLADLPAAQSGAALLRRCHEFSSAAGLEPDVARQWGIAREVENALWYAREGHRGDLARSLWVASTLAGKALDGLPHPHALPEPGMGA from the coding sequence GTGTTGTCTGACCCCGTGGTGCGTGGCTCCGCGCCGGTACCACCCATCCCACCGGACCTCTTCCGGCGTTACGCACACAGCAGCGGGGGCAGGGCCTGGCTGGGGCGCCTTCCACACCTGCTGCTGGACCGCCTGGAGCAGTGGCAACTGGAAGTCGACCTTGCCCCCGGCAGCCTGCCGTGGAGCGGGCACGGCGGCCTCGTGGTGCCCGTGCGGCGGGAAGACGGCTCTCCCGCAGCACTAAAAATCGCATTTCCCCACGAGGAAGCCAAGGTGGAGCGGCATGCGCTGGCGCTCTGGGACGGTCACGGCGCCGTTGCACTGCTGGCCTCGGAAGCGGAATCGTGCGCGATGCTCCTGGAACGCCTGGATGCCGGCAGCGCCCTGGCAGGGGTGCCGCTTGATGATGCAGCCGAGGTGTGGGGCGGGCTGGTGCGCCGGCTGGGTCTGGCCCCGGACCACCGCCCCGAATGGCGGGAGTTCGACCACATTGCGGCCCGCGCCGAACAGTGGAGCGACGAGCTGCCCGCGGACTGGGACCAGCTTGGCCGTCCCTTCCCACGCTGGCTCCTGGAAGCCGCACTTGAAGTGTGCCAGACGCGCGGCGCGGTGGGCCGCCGGTCCGCCCACGACCTGTTGGTCCACACGGACCTGCATTTCCTGAACGTCCTGGCGCGTCCGGGAGTGGGGCCGGAGAAAGCACCGGCGGATGCAGCTTATGCAGCCATCGACCCGCAGCCGATGATTGGCGAGCCAGAGTTCGCCGTGGCCCCGCTGCTCTGGAACCGCCTTGCGGACCTGCCGGCGGCCCAGTCGGGTGCGGCGCTCCTCAGGCGCTGCCACGAGTTCAGCTCCGCCGCGGGACTGGAGCCTGACGTAGCCCGGCAGTGGGGCATCGCCAGGGAGGTGGAGAACGCGCTCTGGTACGCCCGGGAGGGACACCGTGGAGATCTGGCCCGGTCCCTCTGGGTTGCCAGTACCCTCGCCGGCAAGGCGCTGGACGGCCTTCCCCATCCCCATGCGTTGCCCGAGCCAGGAATGGGCGCATAG